The Neurospora crassa OR74A linkage group V, whole genome shotgun sequence sequence TTCATTCCTTCTAAGGGAACAACGATCAGACAAATCGAAAGGACAGGTTCTCTTTTGACTCTTCTCTGTTTTCTTGCCCAAAAACATTGTTGGTTGGTTTTCCGcctttttttacttatttcATTCCCGAAGATTCCCTTCCCAGTTGTGGCTACCTTGCTCATGATGTCGTCTCAGTCAAAGGACAACAATAGTGACCGAAAGTCGAAGAGCATCAGACTTTCTCAAAAGCTGCGTGGTCTACGGGATCTGAGACTACGAGTGTCTATCGAAGGCAAGCCTCATCTCCAGCGACGAGGGTCACTCCAGCAATCACcccaagaagaggaggaatacCGCATCGTTCATACACCGGATAGACCTCAGCGATTCATCTCACCCGTTGAAGCCCCTACTGAAGACGACTGTTACGACGCTCTCCGGACGTGGCATCACGCTGCAGAGCAACAAAGAAGCGAGGCCCACTTGTACGGGATTCAACAACAGAGGAGTGGTGGTGCAGGAGAACCAGGATCAACTGGCGTGGACGGAGCAAccaacgaagacgacgacggcggaAGCGTGagtcaaccaaccaaccgtttgcttgcttgcttgttcCATCATTTCGTTTAGTAAAAAGCCCACCTGTTAAAATAAGATGTCTTCTGGAGGGGTGGCAGAAAATTCGCCGTTTGAAGGCATGACTACCTCTGCATATACATCCAATTCCAACCCGCAGAGATTTCCCATGAATTCAGTTGCCCATTACCCGGTTGCATACGTTGAATACCTCAACAGCCAAGAATCCCCACTGACTCGGATTGAACAACAGAGAGGCAGCCCTTTCGTTCCTGACCCAAGCGATGACGCGAAAACCCCAAAGGATGAAAAGTGGTGGGCACTTGCATATGGGGAGTtcgaggaggtggaagaaaTGAAACCTTTTCGTGAGTGGAAAGGAGATCATCAACAGAAGGAAACGCAGGATCAGCCAGGTACCAACACGGGGCAGATTCTCAGACAGGACACGGCCAAAGGAGGACCTCTCCAAGAGGGAGCTGCTCATTCTCATCTTTTGACTGGTACGTACAACTGACGGGTTTTCGGACAAGTGCAAATTTCCATCAGACGGCCAAGGAGATATGAACGCTTACAGCCTTTTAGATTTCACAGGACTGCCATCCAAGACATACAGCACGAGCGAGGCTGACGAAAATGATATTCTCAACGGGACCAACGATAGCAAGGGGGAGTACACTCCGTCCGTTTACACGCCATCTCAAAAGAGCCCTACTACTCCTACCCCTGAAATGTTTCCCGAAGCTCCCAGATGGACTTTCGGGCGCCCAACAGCCAAATCGACAACTGCAGCTCCAGAGACATTGCTCACTCGGGATGTTCAAGGTCCTTGCGCCAtcgacagcgacagcgagtCCACAATTCCGCCAGGGGGCCGCTACTTTGACATCGACGAGGAGTACGACCCCAGCGGTGGCACAAGAAAGAGTTCCATCTCTTGCAAGCCGACGGCAACATCCATCTCGGACCAGCAACAGCATACCGAacaactaccaccaccaccaccaccgccaccaaaACCGCTGGATAATACAGGTAGAGGATTTTTGTTCCCGGGCCTTGGTTCCTCGGGCCAGGCGATGCAAACACTACACACTGAACTTTTGAAACTTGCGCACAAGCAGCATGAACAGGAAAGACAGAAACATGGGAGGGGAAGCGGGCAGAGCGGAGATAGTGGACATAGCGGAAGTACATCTAGTGCTTTCTACAGCGCTTTTACATCTTCTCCGAGGCATGAGACGCCTGATGTAAGACCGCCCTCACGACGGggagagcagcagcagcagcaaacaGATCCCAGCCAAGGAATACATGAAATAGGAATAGAAACAGCAATCCCATCGACCCCACGCCCAAAGCCAAAGCAGACCCAACAGAAAAGACGTTATCCAATGACACCACCCCGCGGTTTATTGAAAGAACGAGGACCATatatccttcctctttcctctgGCACCACCTCTTCATCACCGAGGCCACCAAAACCTCCACCGAAAACCCCCGAGACAAAGGCCGTAGCTCCCGAGCCGAAGTTTTTACTTAAGGGACTCGAATTCAGTCCTTCGCGACCAGTTCCTCCCACCCCCACCCTTACTCCCTCGAAGCCAAAGAATATCGAGAGTACGGGGATGAGAGGAGTGGGAGGACACATTGCCGGGGCAGTCAGTATCTCGTCACTTTCTTCACTCTCCTCACTTACGGGGGGTAGTGGGGTAGCGATAACGCCCCCGAGGGTTTCCTCTACGAAGCTCAAGGCTCCCCCAcctgctcctccaccacctctaGGCGGGAACGAAGGTggcttgttggtgttgccaaGGACAGTGTATAACGGTAATAGCAAGGCCAAGATGCCGGTCAAAATGCCGGTTCCCGTTCCGTCGCTACTGTCGAAGTTCAACGCCAGCCATGCATCGCCATTGGCATCAAGAGGACATGGTTCCTCTAACTCTAATCAGTTGTCGTCACAGAGTCAGGAACAGATACAGATCcaggggaaggagaggaaacAACATCAGCGGGGCTCCACTGAGTTTATATATCATCAGCCACGAATAAGTGATCCTTTTGTTGACTCGCCTGCGAGCGACGTGGATACACTTGAAAACAGGTTGTCTATGGCGATGGCTAATGGGTGGTATGATGAAGGTCAAGCTAAAGCTTGGGAAAAGACGATGTCGATGATGGCTCAGACACAGAAGCCGGCCCATGTTCAGGTGTATACACAAGGACAAGCGAAAGTTCGGATAGTGGAACGGGGAAACACACAATCACAAAAGCAAGTTCAGGGGCAGGGACAAGCTCAGGAACCATCAGAGAACCTGGGaaagatacctctacagaCGCAGACGCAGATACAACCAAAGGTTCAGGAGAAGGTCAATATGGCTTTCaggactcctcctcctcctactcctACTCCTCCGTCTCAAGCATATCAACCCCAGTCAACTCCCCAAACACCTCCTCAATTCCAAGCTTTCCAAGCCCAACCAATTCTCAGGACTCCCTCCCCTCGGTATCTAGTATTGTCACTCCACTCACAGTCCCACTCAcaatcccaatcccaacACTCACAACCAGCACCATCCCCCTCACCCCTTCCCTCACCATCCCCTTCTCTCTCCAGACCCATCTACCCAGGATCTCCTATTTCCCAGACATATGCCATCACCCCTCCACTGCCCCAGACTCATTCTCGGCCTCGAAGACCCACTCCTCCCCACCGGCAccaacctcctcccccttcatTCCGCACACACAGTGGccagggaaaaaaagagatggCTGATGCCAGGGACCAAGAGCAGAAGAATagagagcagcagcagcaacgtcCGGTATCTGCAGgtagtgatggtggtggtgatgactcGGATTCTAGTTCTAGTTACGAGAGTCTCCAGTTTTGGAAGAACCCGtcaccgacaccgacaccggGTCCGACGTTGGGTCCAGGCATGACTGCCTCTGTACAGAGTAATTCCCCTAGCGGAGTCTCTAGGGGTGATCAACGACCGAGACAGCCGGGACAGGTGGTGGGACATGAAGGACGGGGGCGCTATGAGTTTCaggaaggtgatgatggagaagaagaagaaaaagactcTACAGCGGTGGTTGCAACCGAGAGTGAAACTACAGGGACTACTGGGAGGGGTGTCACCGTCGGTATGGTGATGGATGATTACGCGGATATCATTGATCAGTATGCTGGAGGGTGGAGGGAAACGATGTTTTTcggggagctggaggaggagtagtagtCTAGTACCTAAATAAGTAAGACAGGCCGCCTGCCTGACTGGGAAGTTACACGTCTAGTTGTGTGGCGGTGGGAATTGAATGGTTGGATGATGTTGTATGTATTTGATTGTGTTCAAGCGTTATATGTGggcaagaaggaggtgggTGGAGGAAATAATAATGATAACCGTTGCTGCTAACTTGGGGTAAAATGTATTTCATGCATGGACATCAAGAATCACAGACATTTATTTGGTGGATGGAAATGGCATATATGACAGACAACGGCAAGGGTTTGTGATGCCACGGAAGCCTTTGACGAGTGTCCTCTGATATCATGCTTTTTCCCTGTCCCCTTCAAGGTTCTCAAGACTAGAAGATAGGCCTATAAGACTAAAAAAAACACTTGATAGAAGGCCGAAATCTGTTCTCTATAACCGGTAAAGCTTTTGACTTTTTGTTGTACCAGACTAACAAATGAATAAGCCAGGGCTGAAATGTACCCAGTAATTCTAAAGTGATTACATTCAAATTAAAACAAACagcaggaaaaagaaggttcCCAAATATATTAACAATCGAAGCCAGCCTAGCCTTGTGCTaacaaaaacaagaaaagaaagaaaaagcatttcttttttttcggttGGTAAGTCGGGCTGGCTAAGAATTGAAGTAAACTGGAATGGAATCATGACGCCGTTAAAAACTCTCTAAAAGTGGTGGTTAAGTCCCTGAGACCTATGTGCCAAAGTTGTGTGCTGTCTGTCTGTTGCGCTGCCGCCTTCTGCCGCCTGCCTGACTGCTTGCCCATTTCATGTCCTTGTCCGTCCTCTTGTCATGGTTTCGACGTATATAAGACCGGCCGGCAAAAAAGCCCCTGTTCAGCCTTGTTTCCCTGCTTCCttcaacttccttcttcctccaatcGCGTGATGACGGGTTTTCCCAGCTTCGTACATGACTTTGACACCGAACAATGCCCGTGGCCTTGAGCTCCaagataaaataaaaaagaacaaCACGCCTGAAAAGACAGCTCCTTCGTGAAGGCGTATTACCGACTTCTGGATGAACCTACTGAGCTTTGCCTCTCGTGCATCCCGGGTCGTCGCTCCCTTCTATCACCATCCTGCAACTTCAAAGAATCCAGCCTCTTTTGATTATCCTCTGTACCGTCTACTTCTTCTAGGCGAGGCAGCGGGTGGACAGTGGTGCGAGCTGGGATAGAGCTGGTGCCATTGGATGTTCCACTTTCTACTTTCCTCTGCTTCGCGAGTTCTTCGAGTCGAGCCCATTTGCTCTGGCGATGAGCTTCCCTTGCAGGGGCGTTGCTTTGGTTTTCCGTGTACTCGTGGGAGCAATCATCGAATAGCTGCGGGTTGATTTCCATAAATAGCTTCATAGCGTTATATACCATGCCGTGGATGGTTCTATTTTCGGTTAGTCGTGATACCTCAAAATATGTGATGTTGTTCAAACACGTACCTATTCCAATGTCCCTTGGAGTTTTCGTAGAGAGGAGCGAACATGATGGGGAGAATGATCTCGACATTGTCGCTCACGAGATTGCAGAAGTACTCGTTGTTCCAGAAATACAAAGCTCTCTCGGCGACCTGGAAGTGCGGGCTGGCAACCGATTTGGCGAGCTGATGGAACAGAGGTTCTTGGACCTTGGCGAACTCAGCCGGGTCCATGACCTCGAAGATGTCTTCAACCTCGTTGAGAAACATGACCTCCTTGGTGCTGTTGACCTTGGGCCAATAACGGAGAAGTCCGAGAACAACCTGAGACAAATGTTAGCTTATGGTGGGGTCGCAAAAGACGGGGTGTGTCACATGCCTCTTCTGTCAAGGAAGCATCCTTCTCCAGGAACTGCACGATGCAGTACGCCAATTGGGGATGGTACATGCTCAGACTCTTGACCTTGTGAAGAGGAAGCAATACTCTGGTAAGGAAAAGCTTGTGCTCCTCCTTGAGAGGGAGCGCAAAACCGTTGATGATTGACCCAAGAATTTCGAGCAGTTCGGCAATACCATTGAATCTTTCAGTTTCGTACGTGAACTGGAAAAAGACGTTGTTGATAGAGCGGCGGATGAAGGACCTCAGGTTGAGGAACTTGCCGTAGATACGATGCAGAGTCGTCTTTAAAAAGTCCCGTTCTCTGGGGTCCTCGGAGTCGAAGAGCTCGAGTAGCTGAAGAACGAAGCTATGATCGATATACGCCTTGGCAATATTGGTGTTGAAATCTTGACTTTCAATGAACCGGAGGAAGAACTCATAGACAACTTGAATATGCGGCCAGGCAACCTCCAGGACCGGTTCATCCTCTTCGGGATCGAAAGCTTCACCCTGCGGGTTCATGGGAGGAGGAATTGGGCGGAATAAGTTCTTTGCAAACATCTCAACCACACGCGGATACATTGGCTCAGTGATGACTTGCCGGTTATTAGCGACATAATCCAGCAGCTCGTGAAGGGCCAATCGCTTGATCTCCTTGGACTTCATGTCGGCGCTCGCATCATTGAAGTCAAAGATGACGTTGCACTGCTCGATCTTCTTCATGAACAGATCCTGGCGGTGATTGGGGGCCACCTCATGGAAGCCCGGGAGCTTCTCGAGCTCGCGATGGGCTGAGATGTCGAACCGCGACGAGTTCTGCCTCTTTGGCGTCCTGAGCCCTTCCAGGACGTCTTTGGGGGTCTGGTGTAAACGGTCAAACATAAGCGACTTTTGTCCGGCTTTTGGAGGAGCGAGATCGTGCGGCATCGTTTCCGCGGCGCCGGGAGGTGGGACATGCTACGACAACCAATCGTTAGTATTTCCATGGTCCAGGTACGGCAGTCCAAGGAGCTTCTTACCGGCGCGCTGGGGCTGATTATAACGGTAGGAGGAAGGGTGCCGTGACGGACAGGGGTGCTGCCGCCGTTGGCGCCCTGTTGCTGCCCCCCGATACTGCTGAATCTATCCGCTGCGCCAGGGTTCGAGTTGCCGCCTTGAGGGCCGAGCATGGAATTGCCGTGGTCGCCATGGGCCGCATTGTTAGGCGGCAATGGCTTGTTACGGCTGTCATTTACAAGTGTCGACGTAGACGATGAAGGGGTGAGAACGGGCGACTGGGTGGCCTCGCGAGAGCCTTGTGAGTTGGGGGAAGCTGTTCCGTCCTTCGCATCCTTAttcttcttggacttggaaTCCTTGTCCTTCGTCCTCGAGAGCTAGCACGACGGTGTAGCATTAGCGATCCGTTCCAACGGGACAGCTTACAGAAGACCTAGGGTTGACTTACGACTCTCTGGCTGAACCGCTTCATCTTTGAGGACAACAGTTTCTCTGCCTGTGGGGCGAGTGAAGGCTGCCCGACCTGAAGGTGGAGGGGTAATGAGGGCGCGGCGATAGTCTGATAGCTGCTGTATACGAAAAGGGGGTGGCTAGCCAAAGGCTAGGATGTGTGCCGAACAGCTCGCGGGTTTGAGACTGCGATGCCAACGGGCGGCCGGTCGCGGACTTGCTTCACCGAAAGCTCTACGTCCCGCCTGGATgtcgaagaggaggggtGCAGTGCGTCAGAGCGAACTTCCGACCACAAGCCCGACTGTGGCTGGCAGTATAAATGGGAACGACGCCGCGTTGGATGATGGCGAGGCCACGGCGTGTCAATCGACTTTGTGTAGTTGCCCGACGGCCGATTGAATGGTAACCTTGGTAGGATAGTTAATGCTAGGGGTGTCGGCGACGGGAGTCGGGGGAGCGCGCTCTCTCGATGGTGGCAGAGGCAACGGctacagcagcagtagcagggTGAAATGCTCTGAGGGCGCACGGCGAACTGGCGGAGTAACGGAATCAAAGCCGCGCGGGATCGGATGACAAGTCAAGGTGACGACAACAAGCGCAGGGTGTCTCGTCGACGGCGGGCGTGCTGGCGTGGTAGGTGTTGCTGTAGGGACGTTGCCGGATGGGAGTTGGGAATTGG is a genomic window containing:
- a CDS encoding serine/threonine protein phosphatase 2A, giving the protein MKRFSQRVLSRTKDKDSKSKKNKDAKDGTASPNSQGSREATQSPVLTPSSSTSTLVNDSRNKPLPPNNAAHGDHGNSMLGPQGGNSNPGAADRFSSIGGQQQGANGGSTPVRHGTLPPTVIISPSAPHVPPPGAAETMPHDLAPPKAGQKSLMFDRLHQTPKDVLEGLRTPKRQNSSRFDISAHRELEKLPGFHEVAPNHRQDLFMKKIEQCNVIFDFNDASADMKSKEIKRLALHELLDYVANNRQVITEPMYPRVVEMFAKNLFRPIPPPMNPQGEAFDPEEDEPVLEVAWPHIQVVYEFFLRFIESQDFNTNIAKAYIDHSFVLQLLELFDSEDPRERDFLKTTLHRIYGKFLNLRSFIRRSINNVFFQFTYETERFNGIAELLEILGSIINGFALPLKEEHKLFLTRVLLPLHKVKSLSMYHPQLAYCIVQFLEKDASLTEEVVLGLLRYWPKVNSTKEVMFLNEVEDIFEVMDPAEFAKVQEPLFHQLAKSVASPHFQVAERALYFWNNEYFCNLVSDNVEIILPIMFAPLYENSKGHWNRTIHGMVYNAMKLFMEINPQLFDDCSHEYTENQSNAPAREAHRQSKWARLEELAKQRKVESGTSNGTSSIPARTTVHPLPRLEEVDGTEDNQKRLDSLKLQDGDRRERRPGMHERQSSVGSSRSR